The following are encoded in a window of Bradyrhizobium sp. WBOS07 genomic DNA:
- a CDS encoding ABC transporter ATP-binding protein, whose translation MADVALRKVVKRYDDVEAVRGIDLDIADHEFIVLVGPSGCGKSTTLRMIAGLEDISDGDIMIGGDIVNDVPPKDRDIAMVFQNYALYPHMTVAENMSFGLRLKHYPKAEIKARVTEAARLLDITDLIDRKPKQLSGGQRQRVAMGRAIVRNPKVFLFDEPLSNLDAKLRVQMRIEIKKVHQKVRTTTVYVTHDQVEAMTLADRVVVMNKGRIEQIGTPNELYHKPATRFVAGFIGSPAMNFIPCRLEDVGGTLQIRLTDRIAFPLPPARAARYNSLPRTDKLLLGLRPEHLTESHAHLEPGVETFDTVLDVTEPMGMETLVYFGLDGTPVCGRVNPNAGAKDGAPMRLAMDLNNMHLLNEATGAVL comes from the coding sequence ATGGCTGACGTTGCTTTGCGGAAGGTAGTCAAGCGTTACGACGACGTGGAAGCCGTGCGCGGCATCGACCTCGACATCGCCGACCACGAGTTCATCGTGCTGGTCGGCCCGTCCGGCTGCGGCAAGTCGACCACGCTGCGCATGATCGCAGGCCTCGAGGACATCAGCGACGGCGACATCATGATCGGCGGCGACATCGTCAACGACGTGCCGCCGAAGGACCGCGACATCGCCATGGTGTTCCAGAACTACGCGCTCTACCCGCACATGACGGTCGCGGAGAACATGTCGTTCGGGCTGCGCCTGAAGCACTATCCCAAGGCCGAGATCAAGGCGCGGGTGACGGAAGCCGCGCGCCTGCTCGACATCACCGACCTGATCGACCGCAAGCCGAAGCAGCTCTCCGGCGGCCAGCGTCAGCGCGTCGCGATGGGCCGGGCCATCGTGCGCAATCCGAAGGTCTTCCTGTTCGACGAGCCGCTGTCCAATCTCGACGCGAAACTGCGCGTGCAGATGCGGATCGAGATCAAGAAGGTGCACCAGAAGGTGCGCACCACCACCGTCTACGTCACCCACGACCAGGTCGAGGCGATGACGCTGGCCGACCGCGTTGTCGTGATGAACAAGGGACGGATCGAGCAGATCGGCACGCCGAACGAGCTCTATCACAAGCCTGCCACGCGGTTCGTCGCCGGCTTCATCGGCTCGCCCGCGATGAACTTCATCCCGTGCCGGCTCGAGGACGTCGGCGGTACGCTGCAGATCCGCCTGACCGACCGCATCGCCTTCCCGCTGCCGCCGGCCCGGGCCGCGCGCTACAATTCGCTGCCGCGCACCGACAAGCTGCTGCTCGGCCTCCGGCCCGAGCATCTCACCGAATCTCATGCGCATCTGGAGCCCGGCGTCGAGACCTTCGACACCGTGCTTGACGTCACCGAGCCGATGGGAATGGAGACCCTGGTCTATTTCGGACTCGATGGCACACCGGTCTGCGGCCGCGTCAATCCCAATGCCGGCGCCAAGGACGGGGCACCCATGCGTTTGGCGATGGACCTCAACAATATGCACCTGCTAAACGAGGCGACCGGCGCCGTGTTGTGA
- a CDS encoding hydroxyacid dehydrogenase, translated as MATNKKKIFITQTLSQGARALLTQRDDIELVEFPNLISAGDFEALLKSHAPVHGVALGATAFGETELEAAKDMKVVTRIGVGYDAVDVPALSRRKVPLMVAGSANSPSVAEAALFMMLTLAKRAQELHSCVKDGKWADRLGMLPFDLYGKTVLVIGFGRIGSRTAKRCLAFEMNVQVYDPYKPAAEIKAAGCEPVADLDAALPSADFVTIHCPKTPETIGLFDADRIGRMKPRSYLINTARGGIVKEAALHDALVSGKLAGAGIDVFEVEPPPVSNALFALPNVIIAPHVAGVTVEAVQRMSEQTARNILSVLDGDPIRQNVINQDVLG; from the coding sequence ATGGCGACCAACAAGAAGAAGATTTTCATTACGCAAACTTTGTCGCAAGGGGCACGCGCCCTCCTCACCCAGCGGGACGATATCGAACTCGTCGAGTTTCCGAACCTGATCTCGGCGGGGGACTTCGAGGCTTTGCTGAAGAGCCATGCGCCGGTCCACGGCGTCGCGCTCGGCGCCACCGCCTTCGGCGAGACCGAGCTCGAGGCCGCAAAGGACATGAAGGTGGTGACCCGGATCGGCGTCGGCTACGACGCCGTCGACGTGCCCGCCCTCTCCCGCCGCAAGGTGCCGCTGATGGTCGCCGGCAGCGCCAACTCGCCTTCGGTTGCGGAAGCCGCGCTGTTCATGATGCTGACGCTGGCCAAGCGCGCCCAGGAATTGCATTCCTGCGTCAAGGACGGCAAATGGGCCGATCGGCTCGGCATGCTGCCGTTCGATCTCTACGGCAAGACCGTGCTGGTGATCGGCTTCGGCCGCATCGGCAGCCGCACCGCCAAGCGCTGCCTGGCATTCGAAATGAACGTCCAGGTCTACGATCCCTACAAGCCTGCCGCCGAGATCAAGGCTGCCGGCTGCGAGCCCGTCGCCGACCTCGATGCCGCCCTGCCGAGCGCCGACTTCGTCACCATCCACTGCCCGAAGACGCCGGAGACAATCGGTCTGTTCGATGCTGACAGGATCGGCCGGATGAAGCCGAGATCCTATCTCATCAACACCGCACGCGGCGGCATCGTCAAGGAAGCCGCGCTCCACGACGCGCTGGTCTCGGGCAAGCTTGCCGGTGCCGGCATCGACGTGTTCGAGGTGGAGCCGCCGCCGGTCAGCAACGCGCTGTTCGCCCTGCCCAACGTCATCATCGCCCCGCACGTCGCCGGCGTCACGGTCGAGGCGGTCCAGCGCATGAGCGAGCAGACTGCGCGCAACATCCTGAGTGTGCTCGACGGCGATCCGATCCGGCAGAACGTGATCAATCAGGACGTGCTCGGCTAA
- a CDS encoding DUF1993 family protein, giving the protein MHEASVGLFVPYLRNLSVLLDKGVAYAEARKFNPAVMLGMRLAPNMYDLAQQVGEACRHAVVAPALLAECEPLTLPALEHDMAGLQARIATSIEFIESLPRAEIEAAAERNVFFKLKNGTELPFTGRTLLLTFSVPQFFFHVTTAYDLLRHAGVELVKKDYLGRK; this is encoded by the coding sequence ATGCACGAGGCCTCGGTCGGCCTCTTCGTGCCGTATTTGCGTAACCTGTCGGTCCTGCTCGACAAGGGCGTCGCCTATGCGGAGGCCCGCAAGTTCAACCCGGCGGTGATGCTCGGCATGCGGCTTGCGCCGAACATGTACGACCTCGCCCAGCAGGTCGGCGAGGCCTGCCGCCATGCCGTGGTCGCGCCGGCCTTGCTGGCAGAGTGCGAGCCGTTGACGCTGCCGGCGCTGGAGCACGACATGGCCGGACTGCAGGCGCGAATTGCAACCTCGATCGAGTTCATCGAAAGCCTGCCGCGCGCGGAGATCGAGGCGGCGGCGGAGCGCAACGTCTTCTTCAAGTTGAAGAACGGGACAGAGCTGCCGTTCACAGGGCGGACGCTGCTGCTGACGTTCAGCGTGCCCCAGTTCTTCTTCCACGTCACGACCGCCTACGACCTGCTGCGGCACGCCGGCGTCGAGCTCGTGAAAAAGGACTATCTCGGAAGGAAGTAA
- a CDS encoding DUF2147 domain-containing protein → MRKLLATAAFLLASTAAQAQYTFEYGGRTIRIDPDRGTVQIPGVYDNTGQKAKKAKKNETTPGQQPPQQAIVEPQTPAAPAPAPVAPPPAAAQAPAPAQAAAPVAAAVAPPPAPPPAAPPSNAPAETAVLPVQAAAVAPPAPATGPTRDLSSPLGVWLTEEKEGKVRIEQCGSNLCGYSVDSKSNQNGEQVLINMKPGKDQKWSGRILDPNSGSTYDSTIAMKGTDRLRVQGCAFGGMFCGGQTWTRVN, encoded by the coding sequence ATGAGGAAGCTGTTGGCCACGGCCGCATTCCTTTTGGCGAGCACCGCTGCCCAGGCGCAGTACACGTTCGAATATGGCGGACGCACCATCCGCATCGACCCCGACCGCGGCACGGTGCAGATCCCCGGCGTGTACGACAACACCGGCCAGAAGGCCAAGAAGGCCAAGAAGAACGAGACAACGCCGGGCCAGCAGCCGCCCCAGCAAGCCATTGTCGAGCCGCAAACGCCGGCCGCACCGGCTCCCGCGCCCGTCGCCCCGCCGCCCGCGGCCGCCCAAGCGCCTGCGCCTGCCCAAGCGGCTGCGCCGGTCGCTGCGGCCGTGGCGCCTCCGCCAGCTCCGCCTCCGGCGGCCCCCCCCAGCAATGCGCCGGCCGAGACCGCGGTGCTGCCGGTTCAGGCCGCCGCGGTCGCTCCGCCCGCCCCGGCGACGGGGCCCACGCGCGATCTCAGTTCACCTCTCGGCGTTTGGCTCACCGAGGAGAAGGAAGGCAAGGTTCGCATCGAGCAATGCGGCAGCAATCTCTGCGGCTATTCAGTCGACAGCAAATCCAACCAGAACGGTGAGCAGGTCCTGATCAACATGAAGCCCGGCAAGGACCAGAAATGGTCCGGCCGCATTCTCGATCCGAACTCCGGCTCGACCTACGATTCGACCATCGCGATGAAGGGCACCGATCGCCTGCGCGTGCAGGGCTGCGCCTTCGGCGGCATGTTCTGCGGCGGCCAGACCTGGACGCGGGTGAACTGA
- a CDS encoding cupin domain-containing protein — protein sequence MEITVAGTRPTRRAPKENFTGTVWQDPVIMAPAPARLNCSRVAFEPGARTNWHHHPLGQTLYVISGVGRVQTKGGPVREIRPGDTVWIPPGEVHWHGASPTNGMCHIAMQEALDGVYSTWLEPVTDAEYGAALG from the coding sequence ATGGAGATCACTGTTGCAGGCACGCGGCCGACCCGCCGCGCGCCCAAGGAAAACTTCACCGGCACCGTGTGGCAGGACCCCGTGATCATGGCGCCCGCGCCGGCACGGCTGAACTGCTCGCGTGTTGCGTTCGAGCCCGGCGCCCGCACCAACTGGCACCATCATCCGCTCGGCCAGACGCTCTACGTCATTTCCGGCGTCGGCCGCGTCCAGACCAAGGGCGGTCCCGTCAGGGAGATCCGTCCCGGTGACACCGTCTGGATTCCGCCGGGCGAAGTGCACTGGCACGGCGCCTCGCCGACCAACGGCATGTGCCACATCGCCATGCAGGAGGCGCTCGACGGCGTGTACTCGACCTGGCTCGAGCCGGTCACCGACGCAGAGTACGGCGCGGCGCTGGGCTAG
- a CDS encoding ribonuclease activity regulator RraA yields MSLSPEARKTLAGITTATITTVLLKKGLRNVWMRGARPLRPGLPRLVGPAFTLRFVPAREDLATPESWSSPISTRTAIEAMPEGCIAVVDAMGITDAGIFGDILCARMVKRGVTALVTDGVVRDVEGVLGTNLPVWCDGYAAPPSVAGLTFVGWGEPIGCGGVAVFPNDIVVADQDGCVLIPQAMLEHVLNEGVEQERMEAWIVNEVNNGAVLPGLYPMNAETKARYAASKK; encoded by the coding sequence ATGTCGCTATCCCCTGAAGCCCGCAAGACCCTCGCCGGCATCACCACCGCCACCATCACCACGGTCCTGCTGAAGAAGGGCCTGCGCAATGTGTGGATGCGCGGCGCGCGGCCGCTGCGCCCGGGCCTGCCGCGCCTGGTGGGACCGGCCTTCACGCTGCGCTTCGTGCCGGCGCGCGAGGATCTGGCGACGCCGGAATCCTGGTCCTCGCCGATCTCCACCCGCACCGCGATCGAGGCGATGCCGGAAGGATGCATCGCCGTGGTCGATGCCATGGGCATCACCGATGCCGGCATCTTCGGCGACATCCTGTGCGCCCGCATGGTCAAGCGCGGCGTCACCGCGCTTGTCACCGACGGCGTGGTGCGTGACGTCGAGGGCGTGCTCGGCACCAATCTTCCGGTCTGGTGCGACGGCTATGCCGCGCCGCCTTCGGTTGCGGGCCTCACCTTCGTCGGCTGGGGCGAGCCGATCGGCTGCGGCGGCGTTGCCGTATTCCCGAACGACATCGTGGTCGCCGACCAGGATGGCTGCGTGCTGATCCCGCAGGCAATGCTCGAGCACGTGCTCAACGAGGGTGTCGAGCAGGAGCGCATGGAGGCCTGGATCGTCAACGAGGTGAACAACGGCGCCGTGCTGCCGGGCCTCTATCCCATGAACGCCGAAACCAAGGCGCGCTACGCCGCCAGCAAGAAGTAA
- the pxpB gene encoding 5-oxoprolinase subunit PxpB gives MAATLPPPRLLPSGDSAVTVEFSRTIDEEANQRVLALDKALVASPIEGITETVPTYRSLLVHYDPCKIGFDALGDKLLPLAIQPPPPVTKARRWRVPVAYGGEHGIDLEDVAKALNTTPDDIVARHAGGDYKVAMIGFTPGWSYLSGLDKSLHMSRRQNPRLLTPAGTISIGGVQAGIQCLAAPSGWHLLGRTPVRTYQLHRNPTFLTEPGDRVTFFAIDHKTFDELDRAAEAGEIVAEQVDA, from the coding sequence ATGGCCGCGACGCTTCCCCCGCCCCGCCTTCTGCCCAGTGGCGACAGCGCCGTCACGGTCGAGTTCAGCCGCACCATCGACGAGGAGGCCAACCAGCGCGTGCTGGCGCTCGACAAGGCGCTCGTGGCAAGCCCCATCGAGGGTATCACCGAGACCGTGCCGACCTATCGCTCGCTGCTGGTGCACTACGACCCCTGCAAGATCGGTTTCGACGCGCTCGGCGACAAGCTGCTTCCGCTCGCGATCCAGCCGCCGCCGCCCGTGACCAAGGCGCGCCGCTGGCGCGTTCCCGTCGCCTATGGCGGCGAGCACGGCATCGACCTCGAGGATGTCGCCAAGGCCCTCAACACCACGCCGGACGACATCGTCGCCCGCCATGCGGGCGGCGACTACAAGGTCGCCATGATCGGCTTCACGCCGGGCTGGTCCTATCTCAGCGGCCTCGACAAATCGCTGCACATGTCGCGGCGGCAGAATCCGCGGCTGCTGACGCCGGCGGGCACGATCTCGATCGGCGGCGTCCAGGCCGGGATCCAGTGCCTCGCGGCGCCGAGCGGCTGGCATCTGCTCGGCCGCACGCCGGTGCGCACCTATCAGCTCCACCGCAATCCGACCTTCCTCACCGAACCCGGCGACCGCGTGACGTTCTTCGCCATCGACCACAAGACCTTCGACGAGCTGGACCGCGCGGCGGAGGCCGGCGAGATCGTCGCCGAGCAGGTGGACGCATGA
- a CDS encoding biotin-dependent carboxyltransferase family protein — MSRLVVASIGPASSVQDGGRFGAQRYGLTVSGAMDRLSLAAANTLVGNAPFAAAVEIGPFGAAFTARDGAVRVAISGAPRNTDVAGNPVAMDTSVTLKDGETLTLGFARGGAFTYLAIEGAITGERVFGSLAVNARAGLGSPYPRPLQVGDEFSVDAASGASELRIELPKPASGPIRVLLGPQDDEFDDANKALFLNSEWKISATSDRMGYRLEGPAIRHLHGHNIVSDGTVNGSIQVPGNGAPIALMMDRGTSGGYPKIATVITADIGRLAQTSAGTAFRFKAVSMAEAQDEARKFAQAIRTLPDRLRAADSVALNIEALSDANVAGHAVNAVDAGTWQVTAEP, encoded by the coding sequence ATGAGCCGGCTCGTCGTCGCCAGCATCGGACCTGCAAGCTCCGTCCAGGATGGCGGCCGCTTCGGCGCGCAGCGCTACGGCCTGACAGTGAGCGGTGCGATGGATCGGCTGTCGCTGGCTGCGGCGAACACGCTGGTCGGCAACGCGCCGTTCGCCGCCGCCGTCGAGATCGGTCCGTTCGGTGCCGCCTTCACCGCCCGTGACGGCGCCGTGCGCGTGGCGATCTCGGGGGCGCCGCGCAACACGGACGTCGCCGGAAACCCGGTCGCCATGGACACGTCGGTGACGCTGAAGGACGGCGAGACGCTGACGCTGGGCTTCGCCCGCGGCGGCGCCTTCACCTATCTCGCGATCGAAGGCGCCATCACCGGCGAACGCGTGTTCGGCAGCCTTGCGGTCAATGCCCGGGCCGGCCTCGGCAGCCCCTACCCGCGCCCGCTCCAGGTCGGCGACGAATTCAGCGTCGATGCCGCGAGCGGCGCAAGCGAGCTGCGCATCGAATTGCCGAAGCCCGCGAGCGGGCCGATCCGCGTTCTGCTGGGACCGCAGGACGACGAGTTCGACGACGCCAACAAGGCGCTGTTCCTGAACAGCGAGTGGAAGATCTCGGCGACCTCCGACCGGATGGGCTACCGGCTCGAAGGCCCCGCGATCAGGCATCTGCACGGCCACAACATCGTCTCCGACGGCACCGTCAACGGCAGCATCCAGGTGCCCGGCAACGGCGCGCCGATCGCGCTGATGATGGACCGCGGCACCTCCGGCGGCTATCCGAAGATCGCAACCGTGATCACCGCCGACATCGGTCGCCTCGCGCAGACCTCGGCGGGAACGGCGTTTCGCTTCAAGGCCGTCAGCATGGCCGAGGCGCAGGACGAGGCGCGAAAGTTCGCGCAAGCGATCCGGACCCTGCCCGATCGCCTGCGCGCGGCCGACAGCGTTGCGCTCAACATCGAGGCCCTCAGCGATGCCAACGTGGCGGGCCATGCGGTGAACGCGGTCGATGCCGGCACCTGGCAGGTCACCGCGGAGCCCTAG
- a CDS encoding LamB/YcsF family protein has protein sequence MKTIDLNCDLGEGFGAWEMGNDAAMIELASSVNVACGFHAGDPDIMRRTVELAKARGVSVGAHPGYRDLHGFGRHPIAGLKASEIENLVAYQIGALQAIATAAGHKVTHVKAHGALSNVACEDDMTARAIAAGIKAVDPSLIFVVLANSKLVKAGEDANLPMVHEVFADRAYEDDGNLVSRKKPGAVLHDAKAIAERVVRMVQDGAVVSVTGKVIKMRTDTVCIHGDTHGAVEIARTLRAALKAAGIEVAPFKRG, from the coding sequence ATGAAGACGATCGATCTCAATTGCGACCTCGGCGAAGGATTCGGCGCGTGGGAGATGGGCAACGACGCCGCCATGATCGAGCTCGCAAGCTCGGTCAACGTCGCCTGCGGCTTCCATGCCGGCGACCCCGACATCATGCGCCGGACGGTGGAGCTGGCGAAGGCGCGCGGCGTCTCGGTCGGCGCCCACCCTGGGTATCGGGACCTGCACGGGTTCGGCCGCCATCCGATCGCGGGCCTCAAGGCTTCCGAGATCGAGAACCTCGTCGCCTATCAGATCGGCGCATTGCAGGCGATCGCGACCGCGGCCGGCCACAAGGTCACGCATGTGAAGGCGCATGGCGCGCTCTCCAACGTCGCCTGCGAGGACGACATGACGGCCAGGGCGATCGCCGCCGGCATCAAGGCGGTCGACCCCAGCCTGATCTTCGTCGTGCTCGCCAATTCGAAGCTGGTGAAGGCCGGCGAAGACGCCAACCTGCCGATGGTGCACGAAGTGTTCGCCGACCGCGCCTATGAGGACGACGGCAACCTCGTCTCGCGCAAGAAGCCCGGCGCAGTGCTGCACGATGCCAAGGCGATCGCCGAGCGCGTGGTGCGGATGGTGCAGGACGGAGCGGTGGTCTCGGTGACCGGCAAGGTGATCAAGATGCGCACGGACACGGTGTGCATCCATGGCGACACCCACGGCGCCGTCGAGATCGCGCGGACCTTGCGCGCGGCGTTGAAGGCGGCGGGAATCGAAGTTGCGCCGTTCAAGCGCGGGTGA
- a CDS encoding sulfite reductase subunit alpha, translating into MNQITPPPRLDIIPASAPFSDAQRSWLNGFFAGLLSPHVAAPLSAEQGAAVMQGAAGDGDDGEAPWHDQTMPIADRMKLAEGRPVRRKMMAAMAQQDCGQCGYNCHDYSEAIASRSEARLNLCVPGGKETARMLKSLYEELDKAPAAKAADKPDVPAPAVTVTIAEPGRSRDNPVPATFLSRRLLNKGKSEKETYHVEFDLSESKLDYVVGDSFGVFARNDVGLVDQIIALLGASHTTKVNGKTLREVLIDDVSLSPAPDTLFELISFITGGAAREKARALAQGEDPDGDAATLDVMAGLQKFSGTRPHPEAFVEALEPLQPRLYSISSSHNATPGKLSLTVDSVRYVIGKRKRLGVASTFLGERINEGDKLKVYVQKAHGFGLPKDPKTPIIMVGPGTGIAPFRAFLLDRKATGAPGKNWLFFGHQRSDCDFFYQEELNAMKTSGLLTRMSLAWSRDGEKKFYVQDRMREVGRELWTWLAEGAHFYICGDAKRMAKDVERALVDIVAQFGARSTDEAVSFVAELKKTGRFQADVY; encoded by the coding sequence ATGAACCAGATCACCCCTCCGCCCAGGCTCGACATCATTCCCGCCAGCGCACCGTTCTCCGATGCGCAGCGTTCCTGGCTGAACGGCTTCTTCGCCGGCCTGCTGTCGCCTCATGTCGCCGCGCCGCTGTCGGCGGAGCAGGGCGCCGCCGTCATGCAGGGCGCAGCCGGTGACGGCGACGACGGCGAAGCGCCCTGGCACGACCAGACTATGCCGATCGCCGATCGCATGAAGCTTGCCGAGGGACGCCCGGTGCGCCGCAAGATGATGGCGGCGATGGCGCAGCAGGATTGCGGCCAGTGCGGCTACAATTGCCACGATTATTCGGAGGCGATCGCCAGCCGCAGCGAAGCACGGCTCAACCTCTGCGTCCCCGGCGGCAAGGAAACCGCGCGGATGCTGAAGTCGCTGTACGAGGAGCTGGACAAGGCCCCGGCGGCCAAAGCGGCGGACAAGCCGGACGTTCCGGCACCGGCCGTGACGGTGACGATCGCAGAGCCGGGCCGCTCACGCGACAACCCCGTGCCTGCGACCTTCCTGTCGCGCCGCCTTCTCAACAAGGGCAAGTCGGAGAAGGAAACCTATCACGTCGAGTTCGATCTCTCCGAGAGCAAGCTCGACTACGTCGTCGGCGACAGCTTCGGCGTGTTCGCGCGCAACGATGTCGGTCTCGTCGACCAGATCATCGCGCTGCTCGGCGCCTCGCACACCACGAAGGTGAACGGCAAGACTCTGCGCGAGGTGCTGATCGACGACGTCTCGCTGTCGCCGGCGCCCGACACCCTGTTCGAGCTGATCTCCTTCATCACCGGCGGCGCGGCGCGGGAAAAGGCGCGGGCGCTGGCGCAGGGCGAGGACCCCGATGGCGATGCCGCAACCCTCGACGTCATGGCTGGGCTGCAGAAGTTTTCCGGCACGCGGCCGCACCCGGAGGCCTTCGTCGAGGCGCTGGAGCCGCTGCAGCCGCGGCTCTACTCGATCTCGTCGTCGCACAATGCGACGCCCGGAAAGCTGTCGCTGACCGTCGATTCCGTGCGCTACGTCATCGGCAAGCGCAAGCGCCTCGGCGTCGCCTCGACCTTCCTCGGCGAGCGCATCAACGAGGGCGACAAGCTCAAGGTCTATGTGCAGAAGGCGCACGGCTTCGGCCTGCCGAAGGATCCGAAGACGCCGATCATCATGGTCGGTCCCGGCACCGGCATCGCGCCGTTCCGCGCCTTCCTGCTCGACCGCAAGGCGACCGGCGCGCCCGGCAAGAACTGGCTGTTCTTCGGCCATCAGCGCAGCGATTGCGACTTCTTCTACCAGGAGGAGCTCAATGCGATGAAGACCTCGGGTCTGCTCACGCGGATGTCGCTGGCCTGGTCGCGCGACGGCGAGAAGAAGTTCTACGTGCAGGACCGCATGCGGGAGGTCGGCCGCGAGCTGTGGACGTGGCTGGCCGAAGGCGCGCATTTCTACATCTGCGGCGATGCCAAGCGCATGGCCAAGGACGTCGAGCGCGCGCTGGTCGACATCGTCGCCCAGTTCGGCGCGCGTTCGACCGACGAAGCCGTCAGTTTCGTCGCCGAGCTGAAGAAGACCGGGCGTTTCCAGGCGGACGTGTACTGA
- a CDS encoding NirA family protein: MKIDTLAVDFTDEQKRYLEGFTTGLQISRVGRGLGGGSAGKANAEPVGPDAVHLKAQDKVIAAGKKLADQEKFKRDEHPFDAYPRLRQQALDNAPPSPADNFRWRYYGIFYVAPTQDSYMSRLRIPNGIMKHWQLSGLADLADELCGPYSHVTTRANLQLREIPPKHAIKLLEGIQELGLCSRGSGADNIRNVTGTPTAGIDPQEIIDTRSYAREWHYHILNDRSLYGLPRKFNVAFDGAGRIAVLEETNDIAFTAYEVKDGFGVEPGVWFRLGLGGITGHKDFAKYSGIIVKPEQATAVADAIVRVFIDHGDRTNRNKARLKYVLDAMGHDGFLGLVEERLKAPFTRVPEEAFAPRPAADRMAHVGVHKQKQDGLNWIGVSLTLGKLTSDQMRGLAKVSHDLGDGEIRLTVWQNLLISGVREENVELAIAAVKQIGLAVEASHIRAGLIACTGNAGCRFAAANTKRHAAEIGDWCEPRVAMDKPVNIHVTGCHHSCAQHYISDIGLIGARVPVGEDDTVEGYHLFTGGGFGPDADVGQEVYHDLKADDAPKTVEALLKAYIAHRSSPDETFLSFARRHDGETLRKLADAQVSA, translated from the coding sequence ATGAAAATCGATACGCTCGCAGTCGACTTTACCGACGAGCAGAAACGCTATCTCGAAGGCTTCACCACCGGTCTGCAGATCAGCCGGGTCGGGCGCGGTCTTGGCGGCGGCAGTGCCGGCAAGGCGAATGCCGAGCCTGTCGGTCCCGATGCCGTGCACCTCAAGGCGCAGGACAAGGTGATCGCGGCGGGCAAGAAGCTCGCCGACCAGGAGAAGTTCAAGCGCGACGAGCATCCCTTCGATGCCTATCCGCGGCTGCGCCAGCAGGCGCTCGACAATGCGCCGCCGAGCCCGGCCGACAATTTCCGCTGGCGCTATTACGGCATCTTCTATGTCGCGCCGACGCAGGACTCCTACATGAGCCGCCTGCGGATTCCGAACGGCATCATGAAGCACTGGCAGCTGTCGGGCCTCGCCGATCTCGCCGACGAGCTCTGCGGGCCCTATAGCCACGTCACGACGCGCGCCAATCTCCAGCTTCGCGAGATCCCGCCGAAGCACGCGATCAAGCTGCTCGAGGGCATCCAGGAGCTCGGCCTGTGCTCGCGCGGCTCCGGCGCCGACAACATCCGCAACGTGACGGGGACGCCGACGGCGGGCATCGATCCGCAGGAGATCATCGACACGCGATCCTATGCGCGCGAATGGCACTACCACATCCTCAACGACCGCTCGCTCTACGGCCTGCCGCGCAAGTTCAACGTCGCCTTCGACGGCGCCGGCAGGATCGCCGTGCTGGAGGAGACCAACGACATCGCGTTTACGGCCTATGAGGTGAAGGACGGTTTCGGCGTCGAGCCGGGAGTCTGGTTCCGCCTCGGCCTCGGCGGCATCACCGGCCACAAGGACTTTGCGAAATATTCCGGCATCATCGTCAAGCCGGAGCAGGCGACCGCCGTTGCCGACGCCATCGTGCGCGTCTTCATCGACCATGGCGACCGCACCAACCGCAACAAGGCGCGACTGAAATACGTGCTCGACGCCATGGGCCATGACGGCTTTCTTGGGCTGGTCGAGGAGCGGCTGAAGGCGCCGTTCACGCGCGTGCCGGAGGAGGCGTTCGCGCCGCGGCCGGCCGCCGACCGCATGGCGCATGTCGGCGTGCACAAGCAGAAGCAGGACGGTCTCAACTGGATCGGCGTGTCGCTGACGCTCGGCAAGCTGACAAGCGACCAGATGCGGGGGCTCGCCAAGGTTTCGCACGACCTCGGCGACGGCGAGATCCGGCTCACGGTCTGGCAGAACCTGCTGATATCGGGCGTGCGCGAGGAGAACGTCGAGCTTGCCATCGCGGCGGTCAAGCAGATCGGGCTCGCGGTCGAGGCCTCGCACATCCGCGCCGGCCTGATCGCCTGCACCGGCAATGCCGGCTGCCGCTTCGCCGCGGCGAACACCAAGCGCCACGCCGCCGAGATCGGCGACTGGTGCGAGCCGCGGGTGGCGATGGACAAGCCGGTCAACATCCACGTCACCGGCTGCCATCATTCCTGCGCGCAGCATTACATCAGCGACATCGGCCTGATCGGCGCACGCGTGCCCGTTGGCGAGGACGACACGGTCGAGGGCTATCACCTCTTCACCGGCGGCGGGTTCGGCCCGGACGCCGATGTCGGGCAGGAGGTCTATCACGACCTCAAGGCCGACGATGCGCCGAAGACGGTCGAGGCGCTGCTCAAGGCCTATATCGCCCATCGCTCGTCGCCCGACGAAACCTTTCTCTCCTTCGCGCGCCGCCATGACGGCGAAACGCTGCGCAAGCTTGCCGATGCACAGGTGTCCGCATGA